The genomic interval GGAGCTGCAAATCCTTCTTTCATGATGTCTCCTTCCGACGATGGCACGGCTTTTGCTGCTGCATTCGTCACTGCTGGCTTGTTTGAGCTTTCAGCAAATGCCGTTGCTGGCAACATACTCATAAGCATCGCTGTGGATAGCACTACCGCAAGCCTCTTTCGATGATTGATCCTCACTGCTTCACCCTCCAATGCTTTTCCAATTTATTCATAAATTAGACGCGCCATACAATGTGGAAGTTGCACAATAAGCGAAAAAAGACTGCTCAAGGCACTTGTCCTTTAGGCAGTCTTTTACAATATGCAGTTAAAACTGCTACGCCGTTTTTCTACGTTCAATATATGCCCATATTTTTTGCAAAATATAAATACCGAGCCAAGAGAACAATATAATAAACAGGGGCATAACGGTAAAGTTATAACGATATTCCGGTACGAACACAAGTCTAATCATCGTCATGACGAAGATGACCACCGCCAGCATGGCTGCAGGATGTCTCCATCTCCATATAAGCGCAAGCAGCGGAATAATCGTGCTGTATATAATCAGTACATGCAAGTATGCTACCTTCGGATAAGCATGGTACAAAGGAGCATGTCCCGAGCCGAAGAACATATGCGTATAAGTATATTTAAGCTTTCCTACCGTATACCATTTTACATATTTCCAGGTTTGCTGCGTGAAGCCTGCTTTGATGCGCGCCCATGCAACCTCATCCTGTGTCAATCCCGTTGGATCAACGATCTTGTCTGTATAATCTTTATTCGGATAAGTACCCGCTTTGAATGGATTGGACTGTGAAGCAGTCAATACAAACTCATTTAATGAAACGACATTCCTTATCCACCAAGGGAGCATCGTAGCTGATAGGCAGAGCCCCGTAATAACACCCATTAATAGAACTTTTTTGAAAATAGCCCATTTGGATATGACCTCGGTCTGCACACCCGATTTCTTCTTGTACCATTTCTGAAGCAGAAATACTCCGTACAAAGGAACAAAAATCGGTAGAAATTCCGCCCTAACAAGTACTGTCAGGCCTAACAAGATACCCGCTAGCGCAGCATCGCGCTTTCGTTCGGTACGAAAGGCATATAACTGCAAAGACAGATAGGCCATTAAGAGAAATAATGCGAGCGTTTCTGTGAGAACTGCTCCATTTGCCCAAATAAAGGGATGATAAATTGCACTAATAAAAAACGCTACGATTGCCACCCATTTGTTTCTTGTTGCCTGCATCGCAATCATATAAATGATAATGAGTGTAGCCATGCTAATTAACACCTGTACCCAACGAATAAGCGGGAACGGCTCTACGCCGATTTGATCAGCCACTAAATACATACCCGTCATAAATAGTGGATAACCCGGTGTTACCCTTGCATTTGGAACCTCTTCCTTGTAGGCGTAAATGCCTTCATCAAGCAACCGGTGCACCATCTCATCGTAATACTTCGAATCATGTGAAATGTTATGTTTGACCGATGTAAGAAAATCAACCCTCAGCCACAAGGCAAGCATAAAAATAAGAACGATCGCTATCGTCCATGCTTTGTTTTTCCTAACCCATTCCACCACGTAAATTGATCCTCCCTAATGTTGAAAGCGGCTTATTTCCAAGCGAGTACGATTACACCCGCCAAAATAATAGCTGCGCCTATCCAGCGCTGCAGCGGTACCGATTCGTTAAATATAAATACAGCTGCAACCAGCGCTATTACATAAGCCAAGCTTTGCAGCGGATAGGCAAGGCTAAGCGGGAGCTTCTTAAGTACGTACAACCAAAGAACGGTAGCAATTCCGTACAAAACAAGTCCCGACCATATATGAGGCGACCACAATAACGATACCCATGTGTCGCCTTTCGCCGTATCCATTTTGTTCATTCCTGTTTTCCACAATAATTGGCCCGAAACAAGCAGCAAAATATTAAGAAACAATATGATATATGCCATTATGAATCCGACCTTTTGCGTTCATGTAGCTCGTGATGTAAAATTCCAAGCTCTTGTGTAAGACGAATAACTTTCTCCGACAATTTGGATACAATGACTGTAAGATGCAAAATAAGCATAATACAAAATAAAATTCCGACTAGAAAAAGCAGCGCCGGCGCATAAGCAATACCAATCGCGTGAGCCAACGTATCAATAATCTGAACGCGTACGGACAATATCAGCATTACTACACCAAACAACAGCCAGAGCATTGAATACTGCTCACGGAGCAATCTCCGGTTAATCAACATAATCAGCACGAACAAAAAAACCACACTTGTGATAATCCACAAGGCTTGCATGGTGTATCCTCCTTAAAGTTTGCAGAGCAAACTCTCATCGTAAACATTTTTCTAAGATTGAACCTCGACTGGCTTTGTTGCTTTCAAGCTGCGAATGAATAGCGACAATGTTACCTTAACCATATAATAAACCGAACGCATCGCATTTATTGATGACGTACCGCCTGTACGTGCTTCCATTACGACTGCTACCTCGCTTGTACGCAATCCGCTGCGATGAATGAGTACGATGGAATCCACTTCTGGATAGTCTGTCGCATAATCGCTTTGGAATACGGCAATCGCACGTTTATTTGCAGCGCGGAACCCTGAGGTTACGTCCAGCACGCGCTTGCGTGTCATTGCAGTAACAATAGTAGATAAAATCTTGATACCGACTCTGCGCGTTGCAGAAGACAAGAAGCCGGTTTGTTCAATGAAACGTGAGCCAATCGCCAAATCCGCTTTCCCGCTAAGCACGGGGTCCAAAATCAAATGAAGCTGCTCCGCCTTATGCTGGCCATCTCCGTCCACTTGAACGGCAACATCATAGTCATAACGGTGGGCATAACGATATCCCGTCTGCATAGCTCCGCCGATGCCCAAATTGGTCGGAAGTGTAATGACAGAAGCACCGTTCGCCTCAGCTACTTCA from Paenibacillus sp. FSL K6-3182 carries:
- a CDS encoding phospholipid carrier-dependent glycosyltransferase: MVEWVRKNKAWTIAIVLIFMLALWLRVDFLTSVKHNISHDSKYYDEMVHRLLDEGIYAYKEEVPNARVTPGYPLFMTGMYLVADQIGVEPFPLIRWVQVLISMATLIIIYMIAMQATRNKWVAIVAFFISAIYHPFIWANGAVLTETLALFLLMAYLSLQLYAFRTERKRDAALAGILLGLTVLVRAEFLPIFVPLYGVFLLQKWYKKKSGVQTEVISKWAIFKKVLLMGVITGLCLSATMLPWWIRNVVSLNEFVLTASQSNPFKAGTYPNKDYTDKIVDPTGLTQDEVAWARIKAGFTQQTWKYVKWYTVGKLKYTYTHMFFGSGHAPLYHAYPKVAYLHVLIIYSTIIPLLALIWRWRHPAAMLAVVIFVMTMIRLVFVPEYRYNFTVMPLFIILFSWLGIYILQKIWAYIERRKTA
- a CDS encoding EamA family transporter, whose protein sequence is MAYIILFLNILLLVSGQLLWKTGMNKMDTAKGDTWVSLLWSPHIWSGLVLYGIATVLWLYVLKKLPLSLAYPLQSLAYVIALVAAVFIFNESVPLQRWIGAAIILAGVIVLAWK
- a CDS encoding DUF2304 domain-containing protein, which gives rise to MQALWIITSVVFLFVLIMLINRRLLREQYSMLWLLFGVVMLILSVRVQIIDTLAHAIGIAYAPALLFLVGILFCIMLILHLTVIVSKLSEKVIRLTQELGILHHELHERKRSDS
- a CDS encoding glycosyltransferase family 2 protein, which gives rise to MNAVSTKKDKTVTGESLRQGMTSSKILIIIPAYNEEHSISHVIHDVKTHCPSAHILVINDGSKDRTREVAEANGASVITLPTNLGIGGAMQTGYRYAHRYDYDVAVQVDGDGQHKAEQLHLILDPVLSGKADLAIGSRFIEQTGFLSSATRRVGIKILSTIVTAMTRKRVLDVTSGFRAANKRAIAVFQSDYATDYPEVDSIVLIHRSGLRTSEVAVVMEARTGGTSSINAMRSVYYMVKVTLSLFIRSLKATKPVEVQS